The Podospora pseudopauciseta strain CBS 411.78 chromosome 7 map unlocalized CBS411.78m_7.2, whole genome shotgun sequence genome contains a region encoding:
- a CDS encoding uncharacterized protein (COG:S; EggNog:ENOG503NVZ6) encodes MTMDMSVQALLSLARRAITFPQIDENDDPRIGAGRNDTDGGGTLTGQLIGAGSDEAQSASLKSLGSTFAPVLIYSAICFAIFFVFRRKCPRVYAPRTIPSLRSPEHPTPPLPDGWFDWIRPFFAIDDRYIINNCSVDGFFFLRFLRVLSVICLVGGCVSWPILLPIHSTGTFGQSQLDKLTIGNVIIANKFYAHVAVAWCFFGFVLFMVVRECVYYINVRQAYLLSPNYSKRLSSRTVLFTCIPKPYLEEAKLRKLFGDSARNIWIPRNIGALRAKISDREDSAELLEEAEIRLIRMANRSRRKFWKAQGGVSQGHTAGQTSLAKTLTPASFTTSGDSPSQKDAEKGGPLDSTIQFAEHQLSVLDSPTFDKPVDPEYTHPYGLDPSLPDVRGSVASLWIPAKDRPTHRPLRNFFRSVDTIRWTRARLKLINKDIWKLRRAYRGGDGEPLNSAFIEFDSQASAQVAFQILAHHQPLHMSPRYIGLQPDEVIWSSLRIRWWEHIMRRFFMKGVIAFAIIFWSIPSLLVGTISQIEFLSKEVFFLKWLVHLPSVILGVIQGLLPALALSWLMAAVPWMLRSCARVAGVPSHGLVELYVQNAYFFFQVVQVFLITTLSSAISAAFSQVLQEPFKAKDLLAANLPKASNFYLSYILVICLGAGSSRLLNLGDLILHQVIAKFTVKPRRQYHRWRRLNRVYWGAEFPRFTNLGVIALSYTCIAPLVLIFAGFGMMFVSYVYRYMIIFVFDSHHDTKGLFYPRALMHLLAGLYVAEICLIGLFALKVATGPMMLMLVFLIFTGLVHLSLSSALTPLLYNLPRTLALEKDTGEQIARDEIPDESTGGGGSQQQHQQPAGLASDYYNMDEDFGDDANLAPNHDLDTDVQLRGLEGSSSLKYMIQEFVTSAIKGKFGKNATTKESGLTRILTYIKIMITPDPNKTPNFIMTFFHPEVYQDFRKLQPTINPEPCDYELPEDYTHKAYWPPEMWQPAPKLWIPKDDARVSRQEVAHTKDSIFISDQGCWLNEKGRIECDFERSPLHEPRILY; translated from the exons ATGACGATGGACATGAGTGTGCAAGCGCTTCTCAGTCTAGCCAGGCGTGCCATAACCTTCCCCCAGATC GATGAGAATGACGACCCAAGAATCGGCGCTGGCCGCAACGACACTGACGGCGGTGGCACCCTCACTGGTCAACTCATAGGTGCCGGTTCAGACGAGGCGCAATCGGCCTCCCTCAAGTCGTTGGGGTCCACCTTTGCGCCCGTTCTCATCTACTCGGCCATCTGTTTCGCCATATTTTTCGTCTTCCGTCGGAAATGCCCACGGGTTTATGCGCCGAGGACCATTCCGTCCCTGCGATCACCAGA GCACCCGACTCCCCCGCTTCCTGATGGCTGGTTCGACTGGATCAGACCCTTCTTCGCCATTGATGACCGgtacatcatcaacaactgcTCCGTCGAcggcttcttctttctccgCTTCCTTCGTGTTCTCTCCGTCATCTGTCTCGTTGGCGGCTGCGTTTCGTGGCCCATCCTGCTCCCCATCCACAGCACCGGGACTTTTGGCCAGTCTCAGCTTGACAAACTTACCATCGGTAACGTGATTATCGCCAACAAATTCTACGCCCATGTCGCCGTTGCTTGGTGCTTCTTCG GATTTGTGCTGTTTATGGTGGTCCGGGAGTGTGTATACTACATCAACGTTCGACAAGCCTATCTTCTCTCGCCTAACTACTCCAAACGTCTTTCGTCGCGGACCGTCCTGTTCACGTGCATACCGAAGCCATACCTCGAAGAGGCCAAGCTGCGCAAGCTCTTTGGTGACTCAGCAAGGAACATATGGATCCCTCGCAATATTGGCGCCTTGCGTGCCAAGATCTCAGATCGAGAGGATTCCGCAGAACTGctcgaggaggccgagatcCGCCTCATTCGGATGGCGAACCGCTCGCGAAGGAAGTTTTGGAAGGCCCAGGGCGGCGTTTCGCAAGGGCACACAGCAGGGCAGACTTCGTTGGCAAAGACATTGACACCAGCTTCGTTCACGACGTCAGGGGACTCGCCATCCCAGAAGGATGCTGAAAAGGGAGGGCCGCTCGACTCCACGATACAGTTTGCTGAGCATCAACTCTCGGTACTAGACAGCCCCACCTTCGACAAACCTGTTGACCCCGAGTACACCCACCCTTACGGCCTGGATCCGTCACTACCGGACGTGAGAGGCTCGGTGGCTTCTCTCTGGATCCCGGCAAAGGATCGACCAACTCACCGGCCGCTTCGGAATTTCTTCCGCAGTGTCGACACCATCCGATGGACAAGGGCGCGGCTAAAATTGATCAACAAGGACATTTGGAAACTGAGGCGGGCGTACCGTGGGGGCGACGGAGAGCCGCTGAACTCGGCATTTATCGAGTTCGACTCGCAGGCCAGCGCGCAGGTGGCCTTTCAGATTCTGGCGCACCACCAGCCGTTGCACATGTCGCCGCGTTATATTGGACTTCAGCCAGACGAGGTCATATGGAGCTCGTTGCGTATCCGGTGGTGGGAGCACATCATGCGACGCTTCTTTATGAAAGGCGTCATTGCTTTTGCTATCATCTTTTGGtccatcccctcccttctcGTCGGCACCATCTCGCAAATCGAGTTTCTCAGCAAGGAAGTCTTCTTTCTCAAGTGGCTGGTGCACCTCCCTTCGGTCATCTTGGGTGTGATACAAGGTTTGCTTCCAGCGCTCGCACTGTCGTGGCTAATGGCTGCCGTGCCATGGATGCTCAGGAGCTGTGCGCGTGTTGCGGGAGTGCCCTCTCATGGGTTAGTCGAGCTCTACGTCCAGAACGCctacttcttcttccaggTAGTGCAGGTTTTCCTCATTACCACACTCTCGTCGGCCATTTCGGCTGCCTTTTCCCAAGTTCTACAAGAACCCTTCAAGGCTAAGGATCTCCTGGCTGCTAACCTCCCCAAGGCGTCCAACTTCTACCTCTCGTATATCTTGGTCATTTGCTTGGGTGCAGGCTCTTCGAGACTGCTCAACCTTGGTGACCTGATTCTGCATCAAGTCATTGCCAAGTTCACCGTCAAGCCACGAAGGCAGTACCACAGATGGCGCAGACTCAACCGGGTGTACTGGGGAGCGGAATTTCCGCGCTTCACAAACCTGGGTGTAATCG CTCTCAGCTACACCTGTATTGCTCCCCTCGTTCTCATCTTCGCGGGTTTCGGCATGATGTTTGTCAGCTACGTCTACCGCTACATGATCATCTTCGTGTTTGACTCTCATCACGACACCAAAGGTCTCTTTTATCCACGCGCCTTGATGCACTTGCTTGCAGGGTTGTATGTGGCTGAGATCTGTCTGATTGGCCTCTTTGCTCTCAAAGTAGCGACAGGACccatgatgctgatgctcgTGTTTCTCATCTTTACCGGTCTTGTGCACCTTTCGCTGAGCTCGGCTCTCACGCCGCTCCTGTACAACCTACCCAGAACGCTCGCCCTGGAGAAGGACACTGGCGAGCAAATAGCACGAGATGAGATTCCTGACGAGTCCACTGGTGGCGGTGgatcacagcagcagcaccaacaaccgGCAGGCCTCGCCTCGGACTATTACAACATGGATGAAGATTTTGGCGACGATGCAAACCTCGCGCCAAACCACGACCTGGACACAGATGTGCAACTTCGTGGCCTggagggcagcagcagcctcaaaTACATGATTCAAGAGTTCGTCACCTCGGCAATCAAGGGCAAGTTCGGCAAAAATGCCACCACAAAGGAATCCGGACTGACTCGCATTCTGACCTATATCAAAATCATGATCACGCCAGATCCAAATAAGACGCCCAATTTCATCATGACCTTCTTCCACCCCGAAGTCTATCAAGATTTCCGAAAGCTCCAGCCAACCATCAACCCCGAACCCTGCGACTATGAACTGCCAGAAGATTATACCCACAAAGCGTACTGGCCACCAGAGATGTGGCAGCCAGCACCGAAGTTGTGGATTCCCAAGGACGATGCTAGAGTCAGCCGGCAAGAGGTGGCGCACACCAAGGATTCCATCTTTATATCTGACCAAGGTTGTTGGCTGAacgagaaggggaggatagAGTGTGACTTTGAACGGTCGCCTTTGCATGAACCGAGGATACTctattaa
- a CDS encoding uncharacterized protein (COG:S; EggNog:ENOG503NUFK; MEROPS:MER0000432) yields the protein MDSDIKPFNISISDAKIAQLHHKLEHATFPDETPLSDDWAGGVPLSDFKRLVNYLKGDFDWRQQERRFIEVAKILPLLTNPDSQDQPCFDDVAPSLPNFGFSSGPSKPGSVLEQYAESCHKLMLKLGYSNYATQGGNWGNGITRFMDIRYGPASSSATKKSGAVWASHINHNLAVPPSISTIPQHGSLVYLKYLFPTYSNREKEGLARTHRFWEEGAAYNGLHCHNPTTIGIALRDSPVALLSWIYGKLYDWTDSYPWTDDEILTWISIYQFASAGPKAGCRVYYHSATAKKVEEYNPRVKLGVSTFPKDLLMSPSYHYRTLGPLVFENWHNKGGHFAAWEVPELLVEDMRVMFGGLVKSGEINFPGPK from the exons ATGGACTCCGACATCAAGCCCTTCAACATCAGCATTTCGGATGCCAAAATCGCCCAGCTGCACCACAAGCTGGAGCATGCCACTTTCCCCGACGAGACACCCTTGTCCGATGATTGGGCAGGTGGTGTTCCCCTCAGTGACTTCAAGCGACTGGTCAACTACTTGAAGGGCGATTTTGACTGGCGCCAGCAAGAGAGACG CTTCATCGAAGTGGCCAAAATTCTCCCTCTCTTGACCAATCCGGACAGTCAAGATCAGCCGTGCTTCGATGACGTTGCTCCATCTCTGCCCAATTTTGGCTTCTCATCTGGCCCTTCCAAGCCAGGATCTGTGCTCGAGCAGTACGCAGAATCTTGTCACAAGCTGATGCTCAAGCTTGGGTATTCAAACTACG CCACACAAGGAGGAAACTGGGGGAACGGCATCACACGTTTCATGGACATCAGATATGGTCCTGCGTCGTCGTCCGCGACCAAGAAATCTGGAGCCGTTTGGGCCAGTcacatcaaccacaacctAGCCGTTCCTCCTTCCATCAGTACCATCCCACAGCATGGGTCCCTTGTGTACCTCAAGTATCTGTTTCCCACGTACAGCAAccgagaaaaagaaggcttGGCTCGAACCCACCGGTTTTGGGAAGAAGGTGCCGCCTACAACGGCCTCCACTGccacaacccaaccaccattGGCATTGCTTTGAGGGACTCGCCTGTGGCCTTGTTATCGTGGATCTACGGGAAGCTCTACGACTGGACAGACTCTTACCCCTGGACAGACGACGAGATTCTTACCTGGATCAGCATCTACCAGTTCGCCAGTGCAGGGCCCAAGGCTGGCTGCCGCGTTTACTACCACTCGGCAACTGccaagaaggtggaggaatACAATCCGAGAGTGAAGTTGGGCGTGTCAACCTTCCCAAAGGACTTGTTGATGTCGCCAAGCTACCACTATCGGACCTTGGGTCCGCTGGTGTTTGAGAATTGGCATAACAAGGGAGGCCACTTTGCTGCTTGGGAAGTTCCAGAGCTCTTGGTGGAGGACATGAGGGTGATGTTTGGTGGCCTGGTCAAGAGCGGAGAGATAAACTTTCCTGGCCCGAAGTAA
- a CDS encoding uncharacterized protein (EggNog:ENOG503NYZ2; COG:Q), giving the protein MPFVLITGASRGIGYEFLRQYSSDAKNTVIALVRNKSATEKKVSEDAALQGRRNIYILQADITDYNALKQAAADTAEITGGSLDYIIANAGLVPKFDLFLPIGELGKQPGELTKTFREAFEINVIGNVHLFNLFLPLILAGHVKKIVTITSGLADNSFTNQWGATPGALYAASKAAMNTVVAKFNAQFKKDGVLFLAVCPGPVEVGHYDGATADDLAAVEPLLSIFKEYSPGYERPKAPEVSVRMMRDVIEASSLEKGDGGAFVSHYGNQQWV; this is encoded by the exons ATGCCTTTCGTTCTGATCACTGGAGCCTCTAGGGGCATTGGG TACGAATTTCTTCGTCAGTACTCAAGTGATGCGAAAAATACGGTCATTGCACTTGTCCGCAACAAATCTGCCACAGAGAAAAAGGTGTCTGAGGATGCAGCCCTACAAGGGCGGCGGAACATTTACATCCTACAAGCTGATATCACCGATTACAATGCGTTGAAG CAAGCGGCTGCCGACACGGCTGAGATCACGGGCGGGTCTCTGGACTACATCATTGCCAACGCGGGTCTTGTGCCAAAATTCGACTTGTTTCTACCGATTGGCGAACT GGGCAAACAACCGGGAGAGCTCACCAAGACCTTCCGTGAGGCCTTCGAGATCAATGTCATTGGCAACGTTCATCTTTTCAACCTCTTTCTCCCCCTTATCCTCGCCGGTCACGTCAAAAAGATTGTCACCATAACATCCGGCCTTGCTGATAACTCCTTCACCAATCAATGGGGGGCCACTCCCGGTGCGTTGTATGCTGCGAGTAAGGCCGCCATGAACACTGTTGTTGCCAAGTTCAACGCGCAGTTCAAGAAGGACGGGGTTTTGTTTCTGGCTGTCTGTCCCGGGCCAGTGGAAGTTGGACATTATGACGGGGCTACAGCGGATGACCTAGCTGCCGTGGAACCCCTCCTGAGTATCTTCAAGGAGTATTCACCTGGTTATGAGAGGCCCAAGGCGCCAGAGGTTTCGGTGAGAATGATGCGGGATGTTATTGAGGCGTCAAGCTTGGAGAAAGGGGATGGAGGTGCTTTTGTCTCTCATTATGGAAACCAACAGTGGGTGTAG
- the PNPLA8 gene encoding Calcium-independent phospholipase A2-gamma (COG:I; EggNog:ENOG503BBQR) encodes MARTQSVFATASHSKPLVAQAADACRHCIRDLDFAGIDGPDLREASYLLEDIDLQLRVLELYHDQYFDDPKWRHNAVAGCLSSLLEYFDTMTLNNCDAAVSQGNELKAFKMRVKRALCDLRDQARKLDKTLGFLSGPEESGGFPLPEATNSRNVPAGGLTLLAVDGGGVRGLVSLRILKAIMDEANRKNGTSKAKTPAECFKLAGGTSTGGLICIMLFRLSMSIEEAITAYKSLSQTLFQPSFISKYLGGAYIRTMFGLSWYEGSSLEHAVRDEVVAQGLDPNATLLDHSSVPGTEGCQVFVTSVRSRDNFALRFRSYSFPDGSLPTYSSATIVQAARATSAAPFYFPPATIGRTEFWDGALANNNPVDELWAEKSLLFPRWITDKPVVKCVLSLGTGRFDPSRKKRSWIASHPAISKGAQLLENLTNVENVHRRFDQLMRAEGVWYFRFNPPTTDDVDLAEYREEKLAGLEADVERYLERPHIKVMLRLCAQLLG; translated from the exons ATGGCACGAACACAGTCGGTCTTTGCAACTGCATCGCACAGCAAACCGTTAGTCGCTCAAGCAGCAGATGCCTGCCGACATTGTATACGCGACTTGGACTTTGCAGGTATTGATGGCCCGGACCTGCGAGAAGCTAGCTACC TTCTAGAAGATATCGACTTACAACTCCGCGTCCTGGAGCTGTACCACGATCAGTATTTCGACGATCCAAAATGGAGACACAATGCTGTTGCAGGCTGTCTCAGTTCACTCCTTGAGTATTTCGATACTATGACATTGAATAACTGCGACGCTGCCGTCAGCCAAGGCAACGAATTAAAGGCGTTCAAAATGCGGGTGAAAAGGGCCCTTTGTGACTTGAGAGATCAAGCAAGAAAATTGGACAAAACACTCGGGTTTCTTTCAGG ACCTGAGGAAAGTGGAGGGTTTCCACTGCCAGAAGCAACGAATTCTAGGAATGTGCCTGCAGGTGGGCTGACTTTGCTGGCTGTTG ATGGTGGAGGCGTTCGGGGACTGGTCAGTCTTCGAATCCTAAAAGCCATTATGGATGAGGCCAATAGAAAGAATGGGACAAGCAAAGCAAAGACGCCGGCGGAGTGTTTTAAGCTTGCTGGAGGAACAAGTACGGGGGGCTTGATCTGCATTATGCTCTTTCGATTA AGCATGTCGATCGAGGAAGCGATAACGGCGTACAAATCATTGTCACAAACCTTGTTCCAGCCCAGCTTCATCTCTAAATATTTAGGCGGTGCCTACATCAGAACGATGTTTGGCTTATCTTGGTACGAGGGCTCGTCGCTCGAGCATGCAGTCCGAGACGAGGTCGTTGCTCAGGGGCTAGATCCAAATGCTACTTTGCTGGACCACAGCTCTGTGCCAGGCACTGAAGGGTGTCAAGT CTTTGTCACTTCCGTCAGGTCAAGGGACAACTTCGCTCTTCGCTTTCGCTCTTACAGCTTTCCCGATGGTTCACTGCCAACATACAGTTCGGCTACCATCGTTCAGGCTGCTCGCGCGACATCGGCGGCGCCCTTTTATTTCCCCCCAGCAACGATAGGTAGGACGGAGTTCTGGGATGGAGCACTAGCAAACAACAATCCCGTGGATGAACTCTGGGCTGAGAAAAGCCTGTTGTTTCCCCGCTGGATAACAGATAAGCCGGTTGTCAAATGTGTGCTGAGTCTGGGAACAGGAAGATTTGACCCTTCGCGAAAGAAGCGGAGCTGGATTGCGTCACATCCTGCCATCTCCAAGGGAGCGCAGCTGCTGGAGAACCTAACCAATGTCGAAAACGTGCATCGCAGATTTGACCAGCTGATGAGGGCCGAGGGAGTGTGGTACTTCCGGTTCAACCCGCCAACCACAGACGATGTTGATTTGGCCGAGTACAGAGAGGAAAAgctggctgggttggaggcCGACGTGGAGAGGTATCTGGAGAGGCCCCATATTAAGGTGATGCTGAGGCTTTGTGCTCAATTGCTGGGCTGA
- a CDS encoding uncharacterized protein (CAZy:CBM21; COG:O; COG:T; EggNog:ENOG503NXSM) — MPYTPPSHRSPATSVPTSPDGSRRPSFHQQSPSSRPVLPRSASYLMKHRRTPSASAQRSTTEPTPESTSEDLQKLVISTSVRQSPPPITGDRRMPNAAIISPPDSSDDDMPQARKIENLKELQDVASQIPQQRPNSPSKGTVTDNQAPDAGDLLVLPAQVNALAQGMHHSFSTSSLDGLLGSNRRFSHARSQTEPHITISKSASSSATGSDEESDSEMQRKPQMVRKKSGELVRPALRPPSRRRPSSMPGTPTFSKAVHFDSHLEHVRHFLQVDRPLAVSAGSSPIDHYDSDTEYPFSGDNRAAVRSPPFEWEITMPTFPVETPARKSQTVRLERVWLSKDQKCLIGSVAVANLAFQKSVVCRFTLDYWKTTSEVAAEYISDIRPVDTPYPQDRFNFTIKLSDLANLESKTLYFCIRFSFNGQEHWDNNNGTNFQVDFHKKMLPQNGKQGVIGAASRPLNGLPKSNRRPSSALAQKPKVKLTGTDEFGDGTKINFDQSIHDFLGESRTGGLRLKGVKSAANLPSDNLPSRLAPPSGQAFANRYDFGASLTLAIQTAKDTMASKSDGLYMKPHWRAVPQINTATTKPADVKPTDKAESSARSDKPVKPAAVVTAPPVVKPATVPGTDSPGTSIASASYEELVNKYCFFGTKQSSPLYSHDPSRPGRFDGVDDGLRSNNSSGTSSYEGSPVQMGNYHHSHSGTQHHSLHPKDSNPYFQQHPSFVAMGASPAESPTMGFPTQRTDSTLTGPAATASGQKNDRPSGTFASFAGTSPNEYPYQQQMPDRFPFFGAEAHSATAIRG; from the exons ATGCCCTATACACCACCCAGTCACAGGTCGCCGGCCACATCGGTCCCGACGTCGCCGGACGGAAGTCGTAGGCCATCATTCCATCAACAAAGTCCCAGCTCACGCCCCGTCCTCCCTCGATCGGCCTCGTATCTGATGAAGCACCGCCGTACTCCCTCAGCGTCGGCTCAGCGTTCAACAACCGAACCTACACCGGAATCGACGTCCGAAGACCTGCAGAAGTTGGTTATCAGCACCAGTGTGCGGCAATCGCCACCGCCCATCACAGGTGACCGAAGAATGCCCAACGCCGCGATAATTTCCCCACCCGACTCATCGGACGACGATATGCCACAAGCCAGAAAGATCGAAAACCTCAAGGAGCTTCAGGATGTAGCCAGTCAGATTCCTCAGCAGCGGCCCAACTCCCCATCCAAGGGCACGGTCACGGATAACCAGGCGCCCGATGCTGGCGATTTGCTTGTTCTGCCGGCGCAGGTCAACGCTCTCGCTCAAGGCATGCATCATAGCTTCAGCACAAGCTCTCTCGACGGTCTACTTGGGTCAAATCGCCGTTTCTCTCACGCAAGATCTCAGACAGAGCCGCATATTACCATTAGCAAGTCGGCCAGCAGCTCGGCAACCGGTTCTGACGAAGAATCCGACAGTGAAATGCAGCGAAAGCCGCAGATGGTTCGAAAGAAGTCGGGTGAATTGGTTCGTCCGGCCCTGCGCCCGCCATCACGCCGACGGCCGTCCAGCATGCCTGGGACGCCCACGTTTTCTAAGGCTGTCCACTTTGACTCACATCTCGAGCACGTGAGGCACTTTCTACAGGTGGATCGTCCTCTGGCCGTCAGTGCAGGATCGTCCCCGATCGATCATTACGACAGTGACACCGAGTATCCGTTTTCTGGTGACAACAGAGCGGCTGTTCGGTCACCTCCTTTCGAATGGGAAATTACCATGCCGACCTTCCCTGTGGAGACCCCGGCACGCAAGTCCCAAACTGTTAGGCTGGAGCGGGTATGGCTGTCCAAGGACCAGAAGTGTCTGATCGGCTCAGTCGCCGTCGCGAACCTTGCTTTCCAGAAGAGTGTCGTTTGCAGATTCACGCTGGACTACTGGAAGACAACATCCGAGGTCGCCGCCGAGTACATCTCGGACATCCGGCCTGTTGATACACCGTACCCTCAGGATCGCTTCAATTTTACCATCAAGCTGTCGGATCTTGCCAACTTGGAATCCAAGACCTTATACTTCTGCATCAGATTCAGCTTCAACGGGCAAGAGCACtgggacaacaacaacgggaCCAACTTCCAGGTCGACTTCCACAAGAAGATGCTTCCTCAAAACGGCAAGCAGGGAGTCATTGGTGCCGCCTCGCGTCCGCTCAACGGGCTTCCCAAGAGCAACCGACGGCCCAGCAGTGCTTTAGCACAGAAGCCAAAGGTGAAGCTGACTGGTACAGATGAATTTGGCGACGGCACGAAGATCAATTTCGACCAGTCCATTCATGACTTTCTTGGGGAGTCGCGCACCGGTGGCCTTCGTCTTAAGGGGGTGAAGAGCgccgccaacctccccagtGATAATTTGCCCAGTCGTCTCGCCCCTCCTAGTGGGCAGGCATTCGCCAACCGGTACGACTTTGGCGCCTCTCTTACCCTCGCCATCCAGACGGCCAAGGACACCATGGCTTCCAAGTCTGATGGCTTATACATGAAGCCACACTGGAGAGCCGTCCCCCAGATCAATACCGCAACCACCAAGCCTGCCGACGTGAAGCCTACAGACAAGGCTGAATCGTCGGCTCGGTCTGACAAGCCCGTCAAACCCGCGGCAGTTGTCACAGCTCCCCCGGTTGTGAAGCCCGCCACTGTGCCCGGCACCGACTCCCCTGGCACAAGCATCGCATCTGCCTCGTACGAGGAGCTGGTCAACAAATACTGCTTT TTTGGCACGAAGCAAAGCAGCCCCTTGTACAGTCATGACCCATCGAGGCCTGGCCGCTTTGATGGTGTCGATGACGGACTCCggtccaacaacagcagcggcACATCAAGTTACGAAGGCAGTCCAGTTCAGATGGGCAACTATCATCACTCCCACAGTGGCACTCAACACCACTCCCTGCATCCCAAGGATTCAAATCCCTACTTCCAGCAGCACCCCTCATTTGTGGCCATGGGTGCTTCGCCGGCCGAGTCTCCCACCATGGGCTTTCCGACACAGAGAACGGATAGTACCCTAACGGGCCCGGCAGCGACTGCATCGGGACAGAAGAATGATCGTCCCTCTGGGACTTTTGCCTCCTTCGCCGGTACGTCGCCGAACGAATATCCCTATCAACAACAGATGCCCGATCGCTTTCCCTTCTTCGGGGCCGAGGCTCATTCAGCGACAGCTATCAGGGGTTAA
- a CDS encoding uncharacterized protein (EggNog:ENOG503P1V8), whose translation MANTNRSNETGLLTRWVPDRLKHSRLYRWFLRLTRVLQFLSSVISLGIFSQRMYKVYRLVNSIKTRRGVNSAIGAVEGILAAAVLYTLITTVMAFLLKGGGPRWLRWLWVLFDILFVGAFIAVAVITSPNGGMAGPRHCYDDRDAADAANVTGETTTGDDSCDLPWGTFILAIVSTVFHAITAAFHEVRDMYRKHHKAGSDEHAIATHHQQMRHSDGVHHGPTVANGHQQTHMGYSNGMHGTARV comes from the exons ATGGCAAACACAAACAGATCCAATGAAACAGGGTTGTTAACCCGATGGGTTCCTGATCGCCTCAAGCATTCGCGTCTTTACCGCTGGTTCCTCCGCCTTACGCGCGTCCTGCAAttcctctcctccgtcaTCTCTCTTGGCATTTTCTCTCAGCGCATGTACAAGGTATACCGTCTGGTCAATTCGATCAAAACTCGCCGCGGAGTCAACAGTGCCATCGGGGCCGTTGAGGGTAtccttgccgccgccgtcctATACACGCTCATCACGACTGTCATGGCATTTCTTCTCAAGGGAGGTGGTCCCAGGTGGCTCCGCTGGCTCTGGGTTCTCTTCGATATCTTGTTTGTTGGCGCTTTCATCGCAGTTGCTGTTATCACATCGCCAAACGGAGGTATGGCTGGACCAAGGCACTGTTATGACGATAGAGATGCGGCAGACGCGGCAAACGTAACTGGTGAGACGACGACAGGCGATGATAGCTGTGACTTACCTTGGGGAACGTTCATCCTGGCTATCGTCAGCAC GGTTTTTCATGCCATTACAGCTGCTTTCCATGAAGTGCGCGACATGTATAGGAAGCACCACAAGGCGGGAAGTGACGAGCATGCCATTGCgacccaccaccagcagatGAGGCACTCCGATGGTGTACACCACGGACCTACCGTTGCAAACGGACACCAACAAACGCATATGGGTTATAGCAATGGAATGCATGGTACCGCTAGGGTCTAA